A portion of the Drosophila sechellia strain sech25 chromosome 2R, ASM438219v1, whole genome shotgun sequence genome contains these proteins:
- the LOC6615695 gene encoding 5-formyltetrahydrofolate cyclo-ligase — protein METVRTGSRECAVDDPAAGMAATIQNSLKVALRKRMKDALKGIDADAIARQSHAVTAKVLQSEIFRQAQRVSIYLSTASELDTTALLSEMFRLEKMVFVPTYEGSRMKMVRLRGMDEYESLPLTKWNIKQPDFKEAREDAMTNGHGIDLFIVPGVAFTRCGARMGHGMGYYDKFLKQHAEKYPHKKISLMALSLNEQIVSNKELPMESHDVRLHGVITEN, from the exons ATGGAAACAGTTCGCACCGGTTCGCGCGAGTGTGCAGTAGATGATCCAGCAGCAGGAATGGCGGCCACGATCCAGAACAGCCTGAAGGTGGCGCTGCGAAAGCGCATGAAGGATGCACTGAAGGGCATCGACGCGGATGCCATCGCCCGGCAGTCGCATGCCGTCACGGCCAAG GTGCTGCAAAGCGAGATCTTCCGTCAGGCGCAGCGGGTGAGCATTTACCTGAGCACCGCCTCGGAGCTGGACACCACGGCGCTGCTGTCGGAGATGTTCCGCCTGGAGAAGATGGTCTTCGTGCCCACCTACGAGGGCAGCAGGATGAAGATGGTGCGGCTGCGCGGCATGGACGAGTACGAGAGCCTGCCTCTGACCAAGTGGAACATTAAGCAGCCGGACTTCAAGGAGGCACGCGAGGATGCCATGACCAACG GGCACGGCATCGATCTCTTCATCGTGCCCGGCGTGGCCTTCACCCGCTGCGGAGCTCGGATGGGCCATGGCATGGGCTACTACGACAAGTTCCTCAAGCAGCACGCGGAGAAGTATCCGCACAAGAAGATCTCGCTGATGGCGCTGTCGCTCAACGAGCAGATAGTCAGCAACAAGGAGTTGCCCATGGAGTCGCACGACGTCCGTTTGCACGGTGTAATTACGGAAAACTAA
- the LOC6615696 gene encoding protein virilizer — protein MADVDDGSELLFFDTFSHEEVTDINLDLVQFPKPVFITQVRIIPLGARVQADFPGGVRLGATNPSKFDLEFFVNDLGMPAASAFENLGLLRYNQNDCIHLDCSQEKIVTDGVVLRGWYSTITLAIYGIFTNSVTEPIASPTLPCEPVGPEITNLSGEVLLQEDVLKDEWQEPMQAELLTAHKGNVSDYDPEDMEYGMSRDHYHQHAEQQEQREMRRLRRSTHSTDHSPPPPRRSHTHSESNDREYIRGSRDKGSRDWSRSPEYSSHRSRRKRSERSLSVVDEHKWPRTPPASIDSPARPRSPDTMEYEDEDSRSHYKMQSSHYQHSSESLHRGDRDRDDEDRSCTPQEQFEPILSDDEIIGDDEEDDAVDAAAIAEYERELEAAAAAAPPAIDAFEPWQKPLLVFEGDMAAHFSKELETLKLLFKKLVLQTRCENVTAFSEEHGASVDEREQFVYLGEQLNNQLGYLAQHYKRRNFVLQQFFGNDELHLRQAANVLQIALSFQAACMQPQPAFKIRHIKLGARMAELLGSSEDLFQHLLKEHKFDTFEAVFLLYHEPYMALSIKLQLLKAVYALLDTRMGIEHFMGAKNNGYQMIIEAIKTAKLTRTKFALQAIIKKLHLWEGLESVQIWCRRLFVDRIIIPGNRDQMEDTVITCQQIEFAFEMLMDALFSSQLSYLQPRRFLPVSKKFEVVTDPTAQRSFGNALQSYLGQNSLAESLLVMLGNCKELPATTYLSMLDLMHTLLRSHVGIDYFVDDAFPVTQTIVAILLGLDEVPRNPEEKEEKPEKSDAEDKAMEVENEAVEAGGEKPTPPTADEEGKPVPAPISVSAPAAAPQVRARPILRPVLPRLARLGIEMSYKVQTRYHLDAITYAAAAPEYDAVKLATHMHAIYSQTCDPAGRQHTVEVLGLNNNLKIFMDLIKKEQRLQTQRQLSSPGTKYKSPVLSYAVDMVDACVRYCEQLDYLIEHGGVILELAKNHETFEPSVSAVLQEMYVYMKPLEAINVFVYDDIMPLVEVIGRSLDYLTTFPGDLIMALRILRYLSICKPLAAQKAPPVTEELKHRFVGLQLYAADGVQLCIQIMERLCAYFEQPGAHAPALMTIQGVHCCQIMLPTLQILRELLSYAILCRDGTYKDLTSIDHLVKVYYLLYYFPTRCQAGPEVEQCKMEVVQTLLAYTQPNEQDEESLHKSLWTLMIREVLKNVDGPAHFIPGLKLLAELLPLPLPMPQPLCDQLQQQHKQRLITERKLWSAHLHPQSGQIAKLVEALAPSSFPQLSELLQRVCMQLSDLAPNMTLLIAKTITELLCNEYQTSNCIPTTNLERLLRFSTRLCAFAPLKSSMLSILSGKFWELFQSLLALNEFNDVVSNCQEAVHRILDSFLDSGISLISHKSTASPVLNLAAALPPKELIPRIIDAVFSNLTSVEVTHGISILAVRNLVILTEHDFTFYHLAQLLKQKITEFQAWMERVILHNETVEYNANIESLILLLRSLTQIEPPPAMSAMPHRTLKLGATELAQLVEFQDIELAKPPVLSRILTVMEKHKAVANEAALSDLKQLILLQASKQEILAGTSTESPPEAEGEANPSASSCSASLTVEPYLPQAEGIVTQYEARPIFTRFCATAENAQLTARYWLDPLPIELIEDMNEPIYERIACDLTDLANVCLNPDLNVAGDNKRVMNLSGSPQSNREMTPTAPCFRTRRVEVEPATGRPEKKMFVSSVRGRGFARPPPSRGDLFRSRPPNTSRPPSLHVDDFLALETCGAQPTGPTGYNKIPSMLRGSRVGRNRGSRISAAAAFRQKKMMRIGSPSSWAESPGSYRSASDSHFSSSDSHYSSPHYSGRPRGRSLRSRPSYLR, from the exons ATGGCCGACGTAGACGACGGGTCCGAGCTGCTGTTCTTCGACACTTTCTCGCACGAGGAAGTTACG GACATCAATTTGGATTTGGTGCAGTTCCCTAAGCCGGTCTTCATCACACAGGTGCGGATCATTCCTCTCGGCGCCCGGGTCCAGGCGGACTTTCCCGGAGGCGTCCGCCTGGGCGCCACCAACCCCTCCAAGTTCGATCTGGAGTTTTTCGTCAACGACCTAGGAATGCCGGCTGCGTCGGCATTCGAGAACCTCGGCCTGCTGCGGTACAACCAGAATGACTGCATTCACTTGGACTGCTCGCAGGAAAAGATCGTCACCGACGGTGTGGTGCTGCGCGGCTGGTACAGCACCATCACATTGGCCATCTACGGCATTTTCACCAACTCGGTGACCGAGCCAATTGCCAGTCCAACGCTGCCCTGCGAGCCCGTAGGTCCGGAAATAACCAACCTGAGTGGCGAGGTGCTCCTCCAAGAGGATGTGCTGAAAGACGAGTGGCAGGAGCCGATGCAGGCCGAACTGCTGACCGCTCACAAGGGAAATGTCAGCGATTACGATCCGGAGGACATGGAGTATGGAATGTCGCGGGATCATTATCACCAGCACGccgagcagcaggagcagcgagAGATGCGACGACTGCGTCGATCCACGCACTCCACGGATCACTCACCGCCACCACCCAGAAGATCGCACACCCATTCGGAGAGCAACGACAGGGAGTATATCAGGGG TTCCCGCGACAAGGGCTCCAGGGATTGGTCGCGTTCACCGGAGTATTCCAGCCATCGGTCACGTCGCAAGCGCTCGGAGAGATCTCTCTCCGTTGTGGACGAGCACAAGTGGCCCAGAACCCCGCCTGCGTCGATAGACTCACCGGCACGTCCGCGTTCGCCAGACACGATGGAGTATGAGGACGAGGACTCTCGTTCCCATTACAAGATGCAGTCATCGCACTACCAGCACTCCTCAGAGTCTCTCCACCGTGGTGATCGGGATCGGGACGATGAGGACCGATCGTGCACGCCGCAAGAGCAATTTGAGCCCATTCTCAGTGACGACGAGATCATCggcgacgacgaggaggacgacgCAGTGGATGCGGCTGCCATTGCGGAGTACGAGAGGGAGTTGgaggctgctgctgccgctgctcctcCGGCCATCGATGCGTTCGAGCCGTGGCAGAAGCCACTGTTGGTTTTTGAAGGGGACATGGCAGCCCACTTCAGCAAGGAGCTGGAAACTCTGAAGCTGCTCTTTAAGAAACTGGTCCTGCAAACCCGCTGCGAGAATGTTACTGCCTTCAGCGAGGAACATGGCGCTAGTGTGGACGAAAGAGAGCAATTTGTGTACTTGGGTGAGCAACTGAACAACCAATTGGGTTACCTAGCCCAGCACTACAAACGGCGGAACTTTGTCCTGCAGCAGTTCTTCGGAAACGATGAGCTACATCTGCGCCAGGCGGCTAACGTGCTGCAGATAGCCCTGAGTTTCCAGGCGGCATGCATGCAGCCACAACCAGCTTTTAAGATCCGCCACATCAAGCTGGGTGCCCGAATGGCTGAACTTCTGGGCAGCAGCGAAGACCTCTTCCAGCACTTGTTAAAAGAGCACAAATTCGATACCTTCGAGGCGGTGTTCCTGCTGTATCACGAACCGTACATGGCTCTGTCCATTAAGCTTCAGCTCCTCAAAGCCGTCTACGCCCTGCTGGACACCAGGATGGGCATCGAACACTTTATGGGAGCGAAGAACAACGGCTATCAGATGATTATTGAAGCCATCAAGACAGCCAAGCTGACCAGGACGAAGTTCGCACTGCAGGCGATCATAAAGAAGCTGCATTTGTGGGAAGGCCTGGAGAGTGTACAGATCTGGTGCCGTCGTCTCTTCGTGGACCGAATAATCATTCCTGGTAATCGCGACCAAATGGAGGACACAGTAATAACTTGCCAGCAAATAGAGTTTGCCTTCGAGATGCTGATGGATGCACTGTTCTCCAGCCAGTTGAGCTACTTGCAGCCGCGCCGCTTTCTGCCCGTGTCCAAGAAATTCGAAGTGGTTACCGATCCCACGGCGCAGCGCAGCTTCGGAAATGCACTGCAGTCCTACTTGGGACAGAACTCGCTGGCGGAATCCCTGCTGGTCATGTTGGGAAACTGCAAGGAGTTGCCGGCCACGACGTATCTAAGCATGCTGGACTTGATGCATACCCTTTTGCGCTCGCATGTCGGCATTGACTACTTCGTGGATGATGCTTTCCCTGTAACGCAGACGATTGTGGCCATACTGCTAGGCCTGGACGAGGTTCCTCGGAACCCAGAGGAAAAGGAGGAGAAGCCAGAGAAGTCGGATGCAGAGGACAAGGCAATGGAGGTCGAAAATGAAGCTGTGGAGGCTGGAGGCGAGAAGCCAACTCCACCAACGGCCGACGAGGAGGGGAAGCCAGTTCCCGCTCCGATTTCCGTttctgctccagctgctgctcctcaaGTGCGAGCCAGGCCGATCCTGCGCCCAGTGCTGCCACGCCTGGCCAGGTTGGGTATCGAAATGTCGTACAAGGTGCAGACGCGTTACCACCTGGACGCCATTACTTACGCTGCCGCGGCTCCCGAATACGATGCCGTCAAGTTGGCCACCCATATGCATGCCATTTACTCGCAAACCTGCGATCCCGCTGGACGGCAGCACACCGTTGAGGTGCTGGGCTTGAATAACAATCTCAAGATCTTCATGGATCTGATCAAGAAGGAGCAGCGCCTGCAGACGCAACGCCAGCTGAGTTCGCCGGGCACGAAGTACAAGAGCCCGGTGTTAAGCTATGCCGTGGACATGGTGGACGCCTGCGTCCGCTATTGCGAGCAGTTGGACTATCTTATCGAGCACGGAGGTGTGATCCTGGAGCTGGCCAAGAACCACGAGACCTTCGAGCCCTCGGTGTCGGCCGTCCTGCAGGAGATGTACGTGTACATGAAACCCCTAGAGGCTATCAATGTGTTCGTATACGATGACATAATGCCGCTGGTGGAGGTCATAGGACGCTCCCTGGATTACCTAACCACTTTTCCCGGAGACCTGATTATGGCCCTGCGGATTTTACGATATCTCTCTATATGCAAGCCGCTGGCAGCTCAGAAAGCTCCGCCAGTGACCGAGGAGCTAAAGCATAGGTTCGTGGGCCTGCAGCTGTACGCGGCAGATGGGGTCCAGCTTTGCATCCAGATAATGGAGCGACTATGCGCCTACTTTGAGCAGCCGGGAGCGCACGCTCCCGCCCTGATGACCATCCAGGGAGTGCATTGCTGCCAGATCATGCTGCCCACGCTGCAGATCCTCCGAGAGCTGCTTTCCTACGCCATTCTGTGCAGAGACGGCACCTACAAAGACCTGACATCCATCGATCACCTGGTGAAAGTGTACTACCTGCTCTACTACTTCCCCACGCGCTGCCAGGCGGGACCCGAGGTGGAGCAGTGCAAGATGGAGGTGGTCCAGACCCTGCTCGCCTACACCCAGCCGAACGAACAAGACGAGGAGTCGCTGCACAAGTCCCTTTGGACCCTGATGATCAGAGAGGTTCTTAAGAATGTCGATGGTCCCGCGCACTTCATTCCTG GACTGAAACTTTTGGCGGAGTTGCTTCCACTTCCGCTGCCCATGCCCCAGCCACTATGCGaccagttgcagcagcagcacaagcaGCGTCTGATCACCGAGCGGAAACTGTGGTCCGCCCACTTGCACCCCCAGAGCGGCCAGATCGCCAAGCTGGTGGAGGCACTGGCTCCGTCCAGTTTTCCGCAGCTGTCCGAACTACTGCAGCGAGTGTGCATGCAACTGTCCGACCTGGCGCCCAACATGACGCTGCTGATCGCCAAGACGATCACGGAACTGCTGTGCAATGAGTACCAGACATCCAACTGCATTCCGACCACCAACCTGGAACGGCTGCTTCGTTTCTCCACTCGCTTGTGCGCTTTTGCCCCTTTGAAGAGCTCCATGCTGTCCATACTCTCCGGAAAGTTCTGGGAACTCTTCCAGTCACTGCTGGCACTGAACGAGTTTAACGACGTGGTTTCCAACTGCCAGGAGGCCGTTCACCGCATTCTGGACAGTTTCCTAGACTCGGGCATTTCGCTGATCTCGCACAAGAGCACGGCTTCGCCCGTTTTGAATCTGGCTGCCGCACTGCCACCCAAGGAACTCATTCCGCGAATCATCGACGCAGTCTTCAGTAACCTGACAAGCGTGGAGGTCACGCATGGCATATCGATTCTTGCGGTGCGCAATCTGGTCATCCTCACGGAGCACGA CTTCACCTTTTACCATCTGGCGCAGTTGCTGAAACAAAAGATCACCGAGTTCCAGGCGTGGATGGAGCGCGTTATCCTTCACAATGAAACGGTGGAGTACAATGCCAACATCGAATCTctgatcctgctgctgcgCTCTCTGACACAAATAGAACCGCCGCCCGCCATGTCGGCCATGCCACACCGCACTCTGAAACTGGGCGCCACAGAGTTGGCCCAGCTGGTTGAGTTCCAGGACATTGAGCTGGCCAAGCCACCGGTGCTGAGCCGCATTCTCACCGTCATGGAGAAGCATAAGGCAGTGGCCAACGAGGCGGCTCTGAGCGACCTCAAGCAGCTGATTCTGCTGCAGGCCTCTAAGCAGGAGATTCTCGCCGGAACCAGTACGGAGTCGCCACCAGAGGCGGAGGGCGAAGCCAATCCATCAGCCAGCAGCTGCAGTGCGTCTCTGACCGTGGAGCCCTATCTGCCGCAGGCCGAGGGCATTGTCACACAGTACGAGGCGCGTCCGATCTTCACGCGATTCTGTGCCACCGCCGAGAATGCCCAACTTACGGCGCGCTACTGGCTGGACCCGTTGCCCATCGAGCTGATCGAGGACATGAACGAGCCGATCTACGAGCGCATTGCCTGCGATCTCACGGATTTGGCCAACGTGTGCCTTAATCCGGACTTGAATGTAGCTGGCGATAACAAGCGGGTCATGAACTTATCCGGCTCGCCCCAATCCAATCGGGAGATGACGCCCACCGCGCCTTGTTTCCGCACGCGCCGAGTGGAAGTGGAACCCGCGACTGGTCGACCCGAAAAGAAGATGTTTGTGTCGTCAGTAAGGGGTCGAGGTTTTGCTCGGCCACCACCTTCCAGGGGCGATTTGTTCCGCTCCCGTCCGCCCAACACCTCGCGACCGCCATCGCTACACGTGGACGACTTCCTGGCCTTGGAAACGTGTGGCGCCCAGCCCACAGGACCCACCGGCTACAACAAGATACCCTCCATGCTGAGAGGCTCCCGGGTGGGACGCAACCGGGGATCTCGCATCTCGGCAGCAGCTGCCTTTAG GCAAAAGAAGATGATGCGCATTGGTTCCCCTTCCAGCTGGGCAGAGTCTCCCGGATCGTATCGGTCTGCCTCGGACTCCCACTTTAGCAGCAGCGACTCGCACTATTCCTCGCCCCACTACAGTGGACGGCCGCGTGGACGAAGCCTGCGTTCCAGGCCATCTTACCTCAGATAG
- the LOC6615691 gene encoding uncharacterized protein LOC6615691, which produces MKTMNFWLLCCALCVVTSRGSGGPVQETLDIIRLIREVTNSILKSWDLIEKIPASEVAAGAVIYANQLQILSKLEEFTGNIRNLEEQQARNTVLIIETLLREWQGKEQVLHRLNQWKDVTKFIDFRYNQLNDYERNKDSLESITLINFAKWTVDPGSTSLAWLLHAHHDYLYATGPELDYKHSLLSMLTTNFDKSPEQICLARQSAQQFAYQLFYKATFTQLKGYSLMEISWMLLRQAGRGNFTEEMRLMRRNHQNRMQNAQQVLQLVISDSSRLYWRCDPGKNKHVEGQTYGRVTRLLQGFVENEVNLNTEQSCMNSCGDYHDTRSSGCYKPEEEFCGQQPACKGRLYNCNTIESDISVCPSSNASSARRYEYISFKDDGNSPDCESQVRKPSSWSSWIFWRCHYCFCLCDEPSTNSDRYFNLRDSLSDFKQNKVVTGVRFVKSQRVFHLQLQ; this is translated from the coding sequence ATGAAGACCATGAACTTCTGGCTCCTTTGCTGCGCACTTTGCGTGGTGACGTCACGTGGATCCGGAGGACCTGTCCAGGAAACGCTGGACATAATCCGGCTGATCCGGGAGGTGACGAACTCCATACTCAAGTCGTGGGATCTGATCGAAAAGATCCCGGCGTCGGAGGTCGCCGCCGGAGCAGTGATCTACGCCAATCAGCTGCAGATATTAAGCAAGCTCGAGGAGTTCACCGGGAACATCCGGAAtctggaggagcagcaggcgaGGAACACAGTTTTGATCATTGAGACTCTGCTACGGGAGTGGCAGGGCAAGGAACAGGTGCTGCACCGGCTTAACCAGTGGAAGGACGTCACCAAGTTCATAGATTTTCGATACAATCAGCTAAACGATTACGAACGTAACAAGGATTCACTGGAGTCCATCACCCTGATCAACTTCGCGAAGTGGACCGTTGATCCCGGCTCCACTTCGCTCGCCTGGCTGTTGCATGCGCACCACGATTACCTGTACGCCACTGGTCCGGAACTGGACTACAAGCACTCCTTGCTCTCGATGCTGACAACCAATTTTGATAAGTCCCCTGAGCAAATATGCCTGGCCAGACAGTCCGCCCAACAGTTCGCCTACCAGCTCTTCTACAAGGCAACTTTCACGCAGCTGAAGGGCTACAGCCTGATGGAGATCTCTTGGATGCTACTGCGCCAAGCAGGGCGCGGGAACTTCACCGAGGAAATGCGCTTAATGCGACGCAACCACCAGAATCGCATGCAGAATGCACAGCAGGTTCTCCAGCTGGTCATCTCGGACAGCAGTCGGCTTTACTGGCGCTGCGATCCCGGCAAGAACAAGCATGTGGAGGGCCAGACCTATGGCCGTGTAACTCGTCTGCTGCAGGGCTTTGTGGAGAACGAAGTCAACCTGAATACCGAACAGAGCTGCATGAACAGCTGCGGAGACTACCATGACACCCGCTCGAGCGGTTGCTACAAACCGGAGGAGGAGTTCTGTGGCCAGCAGCCCGCCTGCAAGGGAAGGCTCTACAACTGCAACACCATTGAGTCCGACATCTCTGTCTGCCCGTCGTCGAACGCGTCCTCTGCCAGACGCTATGAGTACATCTCCTTCAAAGATGATGGCAACAGTCCGGACTGCGAGTCCCAGGTGAGAAAGCCCTCTTCCTGGTCAAGCTGGATCTTCTGGCGCTGCCACTACTGTTTCTGCCTCTGCGACGAGCCATCAACCAACTCTGATCGCTACTTCAACCTTCGCGACTCCTTGTCGGATTTCAAGCAGAACAAGGTTGTGACTGGCGTGCGGTTTGTGAAGAGCCAACGTGTCTTCCACTTGCAGCTGCAGTAG
- the LOC116800289 gene encoding ATPase inhibitor A, mitochondrial translates to MFALRRFSQRWYPKQIQHLKMSQIGELGSGAGKGGGGGGSIREAGGSFGKIEAAREEEFFYKQQKEQLKNLKTKTEPKAPEAPKK, encoded by the exons ATGTTTGCATTGCGCCGATTCAGTCAGCGCTGGTATCCCAAGCAGATTCA GCACTTGAAGATGTCGCAGATCGGAGAACTGGGCAGTGGAGCCGGCAAGGGGGGCGGCGGAGGCGGATCCATCCGGGAGGCGGGCGGTTCCTTTGGCAAAATAGAGGCTGCTCGCGAGGAGGAGTTCTTCTACAAGCAG CAAAAGGAGCAGCTGAAGAACCTGAAGACCAAGACGGAGCCTAAGGCACCAGAGGCTCCCAAGAAGTGA
- the LOC6615693 gene encoding protein TEX261 produces MAFLYLLGWVSLAIQIVFLTLSIVAGLYYLAELAEEYTTAARKCILFLISFTIFVYILLLLFEDLPWSLILCGLVAQGFHLGIMSGFPFVRPLSLPLLGSLAMLVVNHFLAFQHFTTVYVPFTQVLAYFTICLWIVPFALFVSLSANDSVLPTTVSDQSRRSPDVVSNYFSRNKKQGLLSLFQYLKEALLPGRTKKAF; encoded by the exons ATGGCATTCCTGTACCTGCTGGGATGGGTCTCGCTGGCCATACAGATCGTGTTCCTCACCCTGTCGATTG TGGCTGGTCTCTATTATCTGGCGGAGCTGGCCGAAGAGTACACGACGGCGGCGAGGAAGTGCATCCTCTTTCTGATCAGCTTCACGATCTTCGTCTacatcctgctgctgctgttcgaGGACCTGCCGTGGAGCCTCATCCTCTGCGGCCTGGTGGCGCAGGGCTTCCACCTGGGCATCATGAGTGGATTTCCCTTCGTGCGCCCGCTCTCGCTGCCTCTGCTGGGCTCCCTGGCCATGCTGGTGGTCAATCACTTCCTGGCCTTCCAGCACTTCACCACCGTCTATGTGCCTTTCACGCAG GTGCTGGCTTACTTCACCATCTGCCTGTGGATCGTGCCCTTCGCCCTGTTCGTCTCGCTGAGTGCGAATGACAGTGTCCTGCCCACCACCGTCAGCGACCAGAGCCGGCGCAGTCCGGACGTGGTCAGCAACTACTTCTCGCGCAACAAGAAGCAGGGCCTGCTGTCGCTGTTCCAGTATCTGAAAGAGGCCTTGCTCCCTGGGCGGACCAAGAAGGCCTTCTAG
- the LOC6615694 gene encoding uncharacterized protein LOC6615694 yields the protein MCSIVARARMFCAGIVQRRLSMGLNQKLGLAPRKLYSEEKKPPGVFLWGGGLGKLQGGLKEEEYFISLTQTLVGKMRVKKEPGDYLPNWDEFQKTLDHASLGSTSSLNKHKNVLEEAFFLDKTADDIKVLHDRAPEELKSRHTATELELESDPQNTK from the exons ATGTGTTCCATAGTCGCACGTGCAAGGATGTTTTGTGCAGGAATAGTGCAGCGTAGACTGAGCATGGGTCTCAATCAAAA ACTCGGCCTGGCGCCCAGGAAGCTCTACTCCGAGGAGAAGAAGCCCCCGGGTGTTTTCCTGTGGGGCGGCGGACTTGGCAAGCTGCAGGGCGGTctcaaggaggaggagtaTTTCATTTCGCTGACCCAGACCCTCGTGGGCAAGATGCGGGTCAAGAAGGAGCCCGGCGACTACCTGCCCAACTGGGACGAATTCCAGAAGACCCTGGACCACGCCTCGCTGGGCAGcacctcctccttgaacaaGCACAAGAACGTGCTCGAGGAGGCCTTCTTCCTGGACAAG ACTGCAGACGACATCAAAGTATTGCACGATCGTGCCCCAGAAGAACTCAAATCTCGCCATACTGCCACAGAACTGGAACTCGAATCAGATCCCCAGAACACCAAATAG
- the LOC6615692 gene encoding ribose-5-phosphate isomerase gives MLSGFLRRGVQRARFTFTQQLGEDLLSGAAAALHTQIRKMDDIALDAAKKTAARTAVDQWVTEDTKILGIGSGSTVVYAVQRIAERVWKEGELTDLICVPSSYQARHLILDYNLNLGDLDRNPNIDVAIDGADEVDRHMVLIKGGGGCLLQEKVVASCAKHFIVVADYTKNSIRLGEQWCRGVPIEVAPMAYVPIKLHIEALFGGEASLRMAKVKAGPIVTDNGNFLLDWKFIANREYDWDEVNRAITLIPGVLETGLFVNMAHKCYYGMANGTVKVQNK, from the coding sequence ATGTTATCTGGGTTTTTGCGACGAGGCGTCCAACGAGCACGGTTCACCTTCACCCAGCAACTCGGCGAAGATCTTTTGAGCGGCGCAGCGGCGGCACTCCACACCCAGATACGCAAGATGGATGACATTGCGCTGGACGCGGCCAAGAAGACGGCGGCCCGCACGGCGGTGGACCAGTGGGTGACTGAGGACACGAAGATTCTGGGGATTGGCAGCGGATCGACGGTGGTGTATGCCGTGCAGCGGATCGCGGAGCGCGTGTGGAAGGAGGGCGAGCTGACGGACCTCATATGCGTGCCTTCGTCCTACCAGGCGCGCCATCTGATCCTCGACTACAACCTCAACCTGGGCGATCTGGACAGGAATCCCAACATAGACGTGGCCATCGACGGGGCCGACGAGGTCGACCGCCATATGGTGCTGATCAagggcggcggcggctgcttGCTGCAGGAGAAGGTGGTGGCCTCCTGCGCCAAGCACTTCATCGTGGTGGCCGACTACACCAAGAACTCCATCCGCCTGGGCGAGCAGTGGTGCCGCGGCGTGCCCATCGAGGTGGCGCCCATGGCGTACGTGCCCATCAAGCTGCACATCGAGGCGCTTTTCGGCGGCGAGGCCTCGTTGCGTATGGCCAAGGTGAAGGCGGGGCCCATTGTCACGGACAATGGCAACTTCCTGCTGGACTGGAAGTTCATCGCCAACCGGGAGTACGACTGGGACGAGGTCAACCGCGCCATCACCCTCATCCCGGGCGTCCTGGAGACGGGCCTGTTCGTGAACATGGCCCACAAGTGTTACTACGGCATGGCCAATGGCACGGTCAAGGTCCAGAACAAGTAG
- the LOC6615690 gene encoding uncharacterized protein LOC6615690, with protein sequence MKKSGDFLSLLNNRDLLKTPSGNSIVNFLVKPMSVEMNTADNLITGARRQRMMELFQEDRAWEAAELSRFGLSCIKAPDCYPCCTPFECSKAKF encoded by the exons ATGAAGAAGTCCGGGGACTT TCTCTCCCTGCTCAACAATCGCGATCTGCTGAAGACTCCGTCCGGCAACTCCATCGTGAACTTCCTGGTGAAACCGATGAGCGTGGAAATGAACACGGCGGACAATCTTATCACGGGTGCCAGGCGCCAGCGAATGATGGAGCTCTTCCAGGAGGACCGCGCCTGGGAGGCCGCCGAGTTGTCCCGCTTCGGACTGAGCTGCATCAAGGCCCCGGACTGCTATCCCTGCTGCACTCCCTTCGAGTGCTCCAAGGCCAAGTTCTAG